From the genome of Desulfobotulus pelophilus, one region includes:
- a CDS encoding branched-chain amino acid ABC transporter substrate-binding protein — translation MKKVLCLVGVLCFLAVPAMAKTIRIGLMAPMTGSWASEGQDMRDIVNLLAEELNARGGVLGKQVEIVVEDDAGDPRSAALAAQRLSTRKVAAVIGTYGSSVAEAAQNIYDDYDIIQVANGATSNRLTEKGLNYFFRTCPRNDEQAMVAAKALDRMGFSKIAILHDNTSYARGLADDARKFIGEVSDSRVVFFNALTPGERDFNTILTRMRAADPDVILFTGYYPEAGLLLRQKMEMGWNVPMIGGDATNNPDLVEIAGKQAANGFYFLSPPVPQDLPTDEARDFLAAFEKKYEKLPGSIWAVLAGDAFTAIVTAMEGSGSTDSRKVANYMRTQLKDMPALTGTISFNSVGDRIGDVYRVYQVNEEGAFVLKSH, via the coding sequence ATGAAAAAAGTTCTGTGTCTTGTGGGAGTTTTGTGTTTTCTGGCGGTTCCGGCCATGGCCAAAACCATCCGTATCGGGCTGATGGCCCCCATGACAGGCTCCTGGGCCAGTGAAGGGCAGGATATGCGGGATATTGTGAACCTGCTGGCCGAAGAGCTGAATGCCAGGGGTGGGGTGCTGGGCAAACAGGTGGAAATTGTGGTGGAGGATGATGCAGGCGATCCCCGTTCTGCAGCCTTGGCTGCCCAGAGGCTTTCCACAAGAAAAGTAGCCGCTGTGATCGGTACGTATGGTTCTTCCGTGGCGGAAGCGGCTCAGAACATCTACGATGATTATGATATCATTCAGGTTGCCAATGGCGCTACCAGCAACCGTCTTACGGAAAAAGGACTGAACTATTTTTTCCGTACCTGTCCGAGAAATGACGAGCAGGCCATGGTAGCTGCCAAAGCCCTTGACCGCATGGGTTTTTCAAAGATTGCCATTCTTCACGATAATACCTCCTATGCCCGAGGGCTTGCTGATGATGCCAGAAAGTTCATCGGTGAGGTTTCCGATTCAAGGGTCGTGTTTTTCAATGCCCTTACTCCGGGAGAACGGGATTTCAATACCATTCTGACCCGCATGCGCGCTGCCGACCCGGATGTGATTCTGTTTACGGGGTACTATCCTGAAGCCGGTCTTCTGCTGCGTCAGAAAATGGAGATGGGCTGGAATGTTCCCATGATAGGCGGGGATGCTACCAATAACCCGGATTTGGTGGAAATTGCAGGCAAACAGGCGGCTAATGGGTTTTATTTTTTAAGCCCGCCGGTGCCTCAGGATCTGCCAACGGATGAGGCCCGTGATTTTCTTGCTGCTTTTGAGAAAAAATATGAGAAGTTGCCCGGTTCCATATGGGCGGTTCTGGCCGGAGATGCTTTTACAGCCATTGTGACAGCTATGGAAGGTTCCGGTTCCACGGATTCCAGAAAAGTTGCCAACTATATGCGCACCCAGCTCAAGGACATGCCCGCCCTTACGGGTACCATTTCTTTTAACAGTGTCGGTGACCGTATTGGTGATGTGTACCGTGTCTATCAGGTGAATGAAGAAGGCGCTTTTGTGCTGAAGAGTCACTGA
- the ahcY gene encoding adenosylhomocysteinase, protein MSVQPLELSLGHKVADMAGADFGRKEMQLAENEMPGLMAAREKYGKEKPLAGLKVTGSLHMTIQTAMLIETLKELGADIRWASCNIFSTQDHAAAAIAANGSSAVFAWKGETLEEYWWCTEMALTWPDGSGPDLIVDDGGDATLMVHEGVRVEKDPSLLDKKPGSLEEKCLQDRLRLAYGTDPGKWTRMAEKIRGVSEETTTGVGRLYQLQKKGELLFPAINVNDSVTKSKFDNLYGCQESLADGIKRATDVMIAGKVVVICGYGDVGKGCARSMKGFGARVLVTEIDPICALQAAMEGFEVLTMEEAASMGDIFVTATGNYHVITGQHMESMKNEAIVCNIGHFDNEIDMAYLEETPECLCLNIKPQVDKWTLKSGRSIIVLAEGRLVNLGCATGHPSFVMSNSFTNQTLAQIALATKSHKKEVYTLSKTLDEEVARLHLGRLGVRLTRLTPEQASYLGISPEGPFKPDHYRY, encoded by the coding sequence ATGTCAGTTCAGCCACTGGAATTGAGCCTTGGTCACAAGGTTGCGGATATGGCAGGAGCCGATTTCGGCCGTAAGGAAATGCAGCTTGCGGAAAACGAAATGCCCGGTCTTATGGCGGCAAGGGAAAAATATGGAAAGGAAAAGCCCCTTGCAGGTCTCAAGGTAACGGGATCCCTGCACATGACCATACAGACGGCCATGCTCATTGAAACGTTAAAAGAGCTGGGAGCGGATATCCGCTGGGCTTCCTGCAATATTTTTTCCACTCAGGATCATGCGGCTGCTGCCATTGCAGCCAATGGTTCCTCTGCGGTTTTTGCCTGGAAAGGGGAAACGCTGGAGGAGTACTGGTGGTGCACGGAAATGGCCCTGACCTGGCCCGACGGTTCCGGCCCGGATCTCATTGTGGATGATGGAGGGGATGCCACTCTGATGGTCCATGAAGGGGTGCGTGTGGAAAAGGACCCGTCTCTTCTGGATAAAAAACCGGGTTCTCTGGAGGAAAAATGCCTGCAGGACCGCCTTCGTCTGGCTTATGGAACGGATCCCGGCAAATGGACCCGCATGGCGGAAAAAATCCGTGGGGTTTCCGAAGAAACCACCACAGGTGTAGGGCGGCTTTATCAGCTGCAGAAAAAAGGAGAGCTGCTTTTTCCGGCCATCAACGTGAACGATTCTGTCACCAAAAGTAAATTTGATAACCTCTATGGCTGCCAGGAATCCCTTGCCGACGGAATCAAAAGGGCAACGGACGTCATGATTGCCGGCAAGGTGGTTGTGATCTGCGGGTATGGTGACGTGGGTAAAGGCTGTGCCCGATCCATGAAGGGTTTTGGCGCCCGGGTCCTTGTGACGGAAATTGATCCCATCTGTGCCCTGCAGGCTGCCATGGAAGGTTTTGAGGTTCTGACCATGGAAGAAGCGGCCTCCATGGGAGATATCTTTGTCACGGCCACGGGAAATTACCATGTTATAACAGGCCAGCATATGGAATCCATGAAAAATGAGGCCATTGTATGTAATATCGGTCACTTTGACAATGAGATCGACATGGCTTACCTGGAAGAGACCCCAGAGTGCCTGTGTCTGAACATTAAGCCTCAGGTGGATAAATGGACGTTGAAGTCCGGCCGTTCCATCATCGTGCTGGCGGAAGGCCGTCTCGTCAATCTTGGCTGTGCTACGGGGCATCCCAGCTTTGTCATGAGCAACTCTTTCACGAATCAGACCCTTGCCCAGATTGCTCTGGCAACGAAGTCCCACAAAAAAGAAGTGTATACCCTTTCCAAAACACTGGATGAAGAAGTAGCCCGTCTTCACCTTGGCCGACTGGGTGTGCGTCTCACCAGGCTGACGCCGGAACAGGCTTCCTATCTGGGAATTTCTCCTGAAGGACCTTTTAAGCCGGACCACTACCGCTATTAG
- a CDS encoding ArsR/SmtB family transcription factor, producing the protein MDILIFSKALSDPTRIRLIHILDHHELSVNEIVAVMGMGQSRISRHLKILTDAGLLSCRRDGVWAFYGVPAEGSGRDFVVSVREWMRKEPELAADRVRAAEVLEARRRSTSRFFDTIATDWDALRREILGDFDLNACLLSAAGRPRLAVDLGCGTGELLQGLARQAGSVIGVDYSMEMLAEAERRFRAAGLHADLRLGAIEHLPVADGVADLAIISLALHHLPDPEGGIRDAARILVPGGVLLLADFDKHDKEFLRERFGDRWLGFQQETIARFLEGAGFDLTKLDSFSLPSSLSLSLYHAVRRA; encoded by the coding sequence ATGGATATTTTAATATTTAGCAAGGCTCTGTCCGACCCCACACGAATCCGATTGATCCACATACTGGACCACCATGAACTCAGTGTCAATGAGATTGTAGCGGTTATGGGTATGGGGCAGTCCCGTATTTCCAGACATCTGAAAATACTGACGGATGCAGGGCTGCTTTCCTGTCGCAGGGATGGGGTCTGGGCTTTTTACGGCGTGCCTGCGGAGGGAAGTGGAAGGGATTTTGTGGTTTCCGTACGGGAATGGATGCGGAAGGAGCCTGAGCTAGCGGCAGACAGGGTCCGCGCGGCGGAAGTTCTGGAGGCCAGGCGCAGAAGTACATCCCGCTTTTTTGATACCATTGCTACGGACTGGGATGCCCTGCGACGGGAAATCCTGGGAGACTTTGATCTCAATGCCTGCCTGTTGTCTGCTGCGGGACGTCCCCGTCTTGCCGTAGATCTGGGCTGTGGAACGGGAGAGCTTTTGCAGGGGTTGGCCCGTCAGGCGGGGAGTGTGATTGGTGTGGATTATTCCATGGAGATGCTGGCGGAAGCAGAACGGCGTTTCCGGGCAGCGGGTCTCCATGCCGATCTGAGGCTGGGTGCCATTGAGCATCTTCCCGTAGCCGATGGTGTGGCGGACCTTGCCATTATTTCTCTGGCCCTGCATCATCTGCCCGATCCCGAAGGGGGCATCCGGGATGCGGCCCGTATTTTAGTTCCCGGCGGTGTTCTGCTGCTGGCAGATTTTGATAAACATGACAAGGAGTTTCTGAGGGAACGCTTCGGTGACCGCTGGCTGGGGTTCCAGCAGGAAACCATAGCCCGTTTTCTTGAGGGTGCTGGCTTTGATCTGACAAAGCTGGATAGCTTTTCCCTGCCGTCCTCCCTTTCTCTCAGTTTGTATCATGCCGTTCGCCGAGCCTGA
- a CDS encoding Hpt domain-containing protein, producing MPDFEYLAEQLGLDTEDFLELTNLFISTLRDDITRLEKALQAQDASAARDVIHAIRGSAGNLGFTAIYLLASDGENHAMEGRLELLTSLPQSFATEVALIAEAL from the coding sequence ATGCCGGATTTTGAGTACCTTGCGGAACAGCTGGGGCTGGACACAGAAGACTTCCTTGAACTGACCAACCTTTTCATTTCCACCCTGCGGGATGACATCACCCGGCTTGAAAAGGCCCTTCAGGCACAGGATGCCTCCGCAGCCCGTGATGTCATCCACGCCATCAGAGGCTCTGCTGGAAATCTTGGATTTACAGCCATTTACCTTCTGGCTTCCGATGGTGAAAACCACGCCATGGAAGGAAGACTGGAGCTCCTTACTTCCCTGCCCCAGTCCTTTGCCACAGAAGTGGCCCTCATTGCTGAGGCCCTCTGA
- a CDS encoding PP2C family protein-serine/threonine phosphatase, producing the protein MHDLHETAAQPSRELTLLVVDDSIINIRLLETALSKEGYRILTADNGPQARKLAVEHRPDLILLDIMMPGEDGFSVIRFLKNHSATAAIPVIFLTGVSEIESKIEGFDLGAVDYIIKPFHPMEVLARVRLHLKLSIATNSLIASQAQKLRQIHKAQTSLLVAPESLPEARFGVHYESLQEAGGDFYDVIAISKDIHGYFVADFSGHDISISYLTASIKALMKQNCTPIYQPSESIKLINDVLVEILPEDKYLTASYAHLNRKTMKLTLVNAGHPPAIYVPKNGLAQSISMDGDILGIFRNVIFGTRTLSVQPGDRFYLYSDGLVENTRTRTTWPEASRRMLKVCEEVRHLSVAEAVRSIRENLIAKGIPIEDDIVVMSVEI; encoded by the coding sequence ATGCATGATCTCCATGAAACAGCTGCCCAACCCTCCCGGGAACTGACCCTTCTGGTAGTGGATGACAGTATCATCAATATACGGCTGCTGGAAACGGCCCTTTCCAAGGAAGGGTACCGCATCCTGACGGCAGACAACGGACCGCAGGCGAGAAAGCTGGCAGTGGAGCATCGGCCGGACCTCATCCTTCTCGACATCATGATGCCGGGAGAAGACGGATTCAGCGTCATCCGGTTCCTGAAGAACCATAGTGCAACAGCAGCCATTCCTGTCATATTTCTGACCGGTGTCAGCGAAATTGAATCCAAAATTGAAGGCTTTGACCTCGGAGCTGTGGACTACATTATCAAGCCCTTCCACCCCATGGAAGTTCTTGCAAGGGTGCGGCTCCATCTGAAACTTTCCATAGCCACCAACTCTCTTATTGCCAGTCAGGCGCAGAAACTTCGCCAGATACACAAGGCGCAGACCTCCCTTCTCGTAGCACCGGAAAGTCTTCCGGAAGCCCGCTTTGGCGTACATTATGAATCCCTGCAGGAAGCGGGCGGAGATTTTTATGATGTCATCGCCATCAGCAAAGATATCCACGGCTATTTTGTGGCAGATTTTTCCGGCCACGACATCAGTATATCCTACCTCACGGCCTCCATAAAGGCCCTGATGAAACAGAACTGCACCCCCATCTACCAGCCTTCGGAAAGCATCAAGCTGATCAATGATGTTCTTGTGGAGATTCTACCGGAAGACAAGTACCTGACGGCTTCCTATGCTCATCTGAACCGCAAAACCATGAAGCTGACCCTGGTCAACGCAGGGCATCCTCCTGCCATATATGTCCCCAAAAACGGCCTGGCGCAAAGCATCTCCATGGACGGGGATATACTGGGTATCTTCCGGAATGTCATTTTCGGTACCCGCACCCTTTCCGTACAACCCGGAGACCGTTTTTATCTGTACTCCGACGGGCTGGTCGAAAATACCCGGACACGCACCACATGGCCGGAAGCGTCCAGGCGCATGCTGAAAGTCTGTGAGGAAGTCCGGCACCTGTCCGTTGCAGAAGCAGTCCGTTCCATACGGGAAAATCTCATTGCCAAAGGAATTCCCATTGAAGATGACATTGTTGTCATGTCCGTGGAAATCTGA
- a CDS encoding ATP-binding protein: MNDMLFIAESNETQTQLSIRMSANMDNIERANKETMMFLRVNQLNSINFAICLGMREALTNAVRHGNRTNPSGIITYRIHLTNQRIILEIIDEGPGFDWKEPLIVAPDAENGRGIQIMRNYFQSIRYNEKGNHLILEKDLPHGSGPRCP, encoded by the coding sequence ATGAATGATATGCTTTTCATAGCAGAAAGTAATGAAACCCAAACGCAACTCAGCATTCGCATGTCCGCCAATATGGACAACATTGAGCGCGCCAACAAAGAAACCATGATGTTTCTGCGTGTCAACCAGCTCAATTCCATCAACTTTGCCATCTGTCTGGGCATGCGCGAAGCCCTTACCAATGCGGTCCGCCATGGCAACAGGACCAATCCATCCGGCATCATCACCTACCGTATCCACCTGACAAACCAGAGAATCATTCTTGAAATCATTGATGAAGGCCCGGGCTTCGACTGGAAGGAACCCCTCATTGTCGCTCCTGATGCAGAAAACGGACGGGGCATCCAGATCATGAGAAACTACTTTCAGTCCATACGCTATAATGAAAAAGGGAATCACCTGATTCTTGAAAAAGACCTGCCACACGGATCAGGTCCTCGCTGCCCTTAG
- a CDS encoding class I SAM-dependent methyltransferase: MSEKGILYTQQEARLFFDLLRPSPGDSILDIGCGCGDILESCIHKGLDSTGLEPSPVMLDMAFERLSHRANLFRGYAEDLPFDDNSFNHASLFTTLEFVSDPRKAIEESFRVAKDRVFIGVLNRYAIKGLQRRIQGFFGRGIYAKARFFTLWELKTMVRELAGDVPVTWRSICLFPEPGKPVSCSPDTWPLAQRMPFGTFVGMVVTLKPRFRLRPLALPYPSESRYKESLTGFAAETQKKYRKDT, from the coding sequence ATGAGTGAAAAGGGTATCCTTTACACACAGCAGGAGGCCCGCCTTTTTTTCGATCTTTTGCGCCCTTCTCCGGGAGACTCCATTCTGGACATCGGATGCGGCTGCGGAGATATTCTTGAAAGCTGCATTCATAAAGGGCTGGACAGTACAGGCCTTGAACCCTCTCCCGTCATGCTGGACATGGCTTTCGAGCGCCTGAGTCATAGGGCAAACCTTTTCCGGGGCTACGCCGAAGACCTCCCCTTTGACGACAACTCCTTTAATCATGCCAGTCTCTTCACCACCCTGGAATTTGTTTCCGACCCCAGAAAAGCCATCGAAGAATCCTTCCGCGTGGCCAAGGACCGTGTTTTTATTGGTGTACTCAACCGCTATGCCATCAAAGGGCTGCAACGACGGATTCAGGGCTTTTTCGGCCGTGGCATTTATGCCAAAGCCCGCTTTTTCACCCTCTGGGAACTAAAAACCATGGTTCGGGAACTGGCGGGTGATGTACCTGTCACCTGGCGTTCCATCTGTCTTTTTCCCGAACCCGGCAAACCCGTCAGCTGCTCTCCGGACACCTGGCCTCTGGCCCAGCGTATGCCCTTTGGCACCTTTGTGGGCATGGTGGTCACCCTGAAACCCCGCTTCCGCCTCCGTCCCCTGGCCCTTCCCTATCCTTCCGAATCCCGTTATAAGGAAAGCCTTACGGGTTTTGCCGCCGAGACCCAAAAAAAATACCGCAAAGATACCTGA
- a CDS encoding UbiA-like polyprenyltransferase yields MVPLQKIFLTTLTYGRMIKFSHSVFALPFVLSAVVLASMETRLTASVLALIVAAVVAARTAAMGFNRIVDARMDAGNPRTACREIPSGHISIRSASLLVFLSGILFILSAAMLGPLCLSLSIPVLIFLLGYSFTKRFTLLCHYYLGAAIALAPAAAWVALTGTLTPKILLLSAVLFTHIAGFDILYACQDTDFDRKEGLHSIPARLGIRNALRLARLTHLFCACFIFSLSPAFGLGTVYMGFALLICGLLILEHRMVRENDLSAIPMAFFHVNSIISLLLFCGIFLDIWTGRGF; encoded by the coding sequence ATGGTTCCTCTGCAGAAAATCTTCCTGACCACCCTGACCTACGGACGCATGATCAAGTTCTCCCATTCCGTTTTTGCTTTGCCCTTTGTACTGTCAGCCGTAGTACTGGCGTCCATGGAGACGAGGCTTACGGCCAGCGTCCTTGCCCTCATAGTCGCGGCTGTGGTCGCCGCACGAACCGCGGCCATGGGATTCAACCGCATTGTGGATGCCCGCATGGATGCGGGCAATCCCCGAACTGCCTGCAGGGAAATACCGTCTGGACATATTTCCATCCGGTCCGCATCTCTGCTGGTTTTTCTGTCAGGTATCCTTTTCATTCTGAGTGCGGCCATGCTGGGTCCCCTGTGCCTTTCCCTTTCCATACCCGTTCTTATTTTCCTTCTGGGATACTCCTTCACGAAACGCTTTACCCTTTTATGCCATTATTATCTCGGTGCTGCCATTGCCCTGGCTCCTGCTGCAGCCTGGGTGGCACTTACCGGCACCCTGACTCCGAAAATCCTTCTGCTTTCCGCCGTTCTCTTTACCCATATAGCCGGTTTTGACATATTGTACGCCTGTCAGGATACGGATTTCGACCGTAAGGAAGGACTCCATTCCATTCCAGCCCGTCTTGGCATCCGTAACGCCCTTCGTCTTGCCAGGCTCACCCATCTTTTCTGTGCTTGTTTTATTTTCTCCCTTTCCCCGGCTTTCGGTCTGGGTACAGTCTATATGGGCTTTGCTCTTCTTATATGCGGGCTTCTCATCCTTGAACACCGGATGGTCAGAGAAAATGACCTTTCTGCCATTCCCATGGCCTTTTTCCATGTCAACAGCATCATCAGTCTTCTGCTTTTCTGCGGTATTTTTTTGGATATATGGACAGGAAGGGGTTTCTGA
- a CDS encoding UbiX family flavin prenyltransferase, producing MRFVLAITGASGVIYGIRTLENLLLSGAEVHLVISDAGHSVLAHEMGSADPCAILTKRNRTSEKQNLHLHDSHNFFTPPASGSFSHDGMAIVPCAMRSIGNLAAGIGDNLIHRAADVSLKEKRPLILVPREAPFHAIHLNNLLTLQRAGATIIPASPAFYHFPKDIETLVDSVVARVLDHLGCPHSLMPPWQGA from the coding sequence ATGCGTTTTGTACTCGCCATTACCGGAGCATCGGGCGTGATCTATGGTATCCGAACCCTGGAAAACCTCCTGCTCAGCGGAGCTGAGGTGCATCTGGTCATCTCCGATGCCGGCCATTCCGTTCTGGCCCATGAAATGGGATCCGCTGATCCCTGCGCCATCCTGACAAAACGAAACCGCACTTCAGAAAAACAGAATCTGCACCTTCATGACTCCCACAACTTTTTCACTCCTCCGGCCTCAGGCTCCTTCTCCCATGACGGAATGGCCATCGTTCCCTGCGCCATGCGCAGCATCGGTAATCTTGCCGCCGGAATCGGCGACAATCTCATCCACCGAGCCGCCGATGTGAGCCTCAAAGAAAAAAGGCCCCTCATTCTGGTTCCCAGAGAAGCGCCTTTCCATGCCATCCATCTCAACAATCTTCTTACACTGCAAAGGGCCGGTGCCACCATTATTCCAGCCAGCCCTGCTTTTTATCATTTTCCCAAAGACATCGAAACTCTGGTGGATTCCGTAGTTGCCCGTGTTCTGGATCACCTGGGATGCCCCCACAGCCTGATGCCTCCCTGGCAGGGGGCATAG
- a CDS encoding MarR family winged helix-turn-helix transcriptional regulator: MISHETARMEEQAACLADFMEDLVCRIRVLDQDALNSYGDAGITLQELQAMVFLGRKGPVPMGEIAGHLFVGSSTITALVDRLAARDLVIRTRSQEDRRIVRVNLTDKGQSLCDHYRTIRQQHCRDILEVLNGEERSHYVEFMGRIAERMGKSDRF; encoded by the coding sequence ATGATTAGCCATGAAACAGCACGGATGGAAGAACAGGCAGCCTGTCTTGCAGATTTCATGGAGGATCTGGTGTGCCGCATCCGGGTTCTGGATCAGGACGCCCTGAACTCTTACGGGGATGCGGGCATTACCCTGCAGGAGCTTCAGGCAATGGTTTTTCTGGGCAGAAAGGGGCCGGTCCCCATGGGAGAGATTGCCGGGCATCTTTTTGTGGGAAGCAGTACGATTACGGCCCTTGTGGACAGACTTGCGGCAAGGGATCTGGTCATACGGACCCGGTCGCAGGAAGACAGGCGCATTGTCAGAGTAAACCTTACGGATAAAGGGCAATCTCTTTGTGACCATTACCGGACCATCCGCCAGCAGCACTGTCGGGATATTCTGGAGGTGCTGAATGGGGAGGAGAGATCCCACTACGTGGAATTCATGGGCAGAATTGCGGAACGGATGGGGAAAAGCGACCGTTTCTGA
- a CDS encoding MATE family efflux transporter, translating to MKLSSVSRSFWRYTIPSVMALMVSAMYQIVDGIFIGHAMGAQGLAAINMAWPWIGVLLAVGMMIGIGTGVQCGIAQGGGDDRKAAAFLGQGFWALVLLGLFVGGLLVYSASLFLAFQGAAGDVALLGQDYLRVMGLASPVVLASIAIPFWVRNLGAPGLATLSMATSAVANILLDYIFIMHLGWGLKGAALATVLGESFSIVMGMIFLFSPWNRVPLKKGFVRLRPGLLAASLGTGFSSMLMYLYISFVVLLHNMLFMAYGGILQVAAFTLVGYVLTLYYMFAEGVAGGMQPLVSYYHGAGKPESVRKVVMLAMGVALGVGMLMTFLVILRPDWALWLFLSDDPELFAAASMGMRLHLFALFLDGFIVLTASFFQSMGMAKKATVITLGNMFIQLPFLFFLPGLAGLTGVWLALPLSNVVFASLIACMFLRQMTMLKKGS from the coding sequence ATGAAGTTGAGCAGTGTTTCAAGGAGTTTCTGGCGGTATACCATTCCATCGGTCATGGCTCTCATGGTCAGTGCCATGTATCAGATTGTGGATGGTATTTTTATCGGTCATGCCATGGGGGCTCAGGGACTGGCAGCCATCAACATGGCCTGGCCATGGATCGGCGTGCTGTTGGCCGTGGGTATGATGATCGGTATTGGTACGGGTGTGCAGTGCGGTATTGCTCAGGGCGGAGGTGATGACAGGAAGGCCGCTGCATTTCTGGGACAGGGTTTCTGGGCTCTGGTGCTGCTGGGGCTGTTTGTCGGAGGACTGCTGGTTTATTCCGCATCCCTGTTTCTGGCCTTTCAGGGGGCAGCGGGTGATGTGGCATTGCTGGGGCAGGATTATCTTCGGGTTATGGGTTTGGCTTCTCCTGTTGTTCTGGCCAGTATTGCCATTCCCTTTTGGGTCCGGAACCTCGGTGCCCCCGGGCTGGCCACCCTTTCCATGGCGACGAGTGCGGTGGCCAATATTCTGCTGGACTATATTTTTATCATGCACCTTGGCTGGGGCCTGAAAGGCGCTGCCCTCGCTACCGTACTGGGGGAGAGTTTCAGTATTGTCATGGGGATGATCTTTCTGTTCAGTCCCTGGAACCGTGTGCCTCTGAAGAAGGGCTTTGTGAGGCTCAGGCCGGGTCTGCTGGCAGCATCTTTGGGAACGGGTTTTTCCAGTATGCTGATGTATCTTTACATCAGTTTTGTGGTGCTGCTGCATAATATGCTGTTTATGGCCTATGGCGGTATTCTGCAGGTGGCGGCCTTTACCCTTGTGGGTTATGTGCTGACTCTGTACTACATGTTTGCCGAAGGGGTTGCCGGCGGCATGCAGCCTCTGGTAAGCTATTACCATGGTGCTGGAAAACCGGAATCTGTCCGGAAAGTGGTGATGCTAGCCATGGGAGTGGCTCTCGGGGTAGGTATGCTCATGACCTTTTTGGTGATACTACGTCCGGACTGGGCCCTGTGGTTGTTTCTTTCCGATGATCCGGAGCTTTTTGCCGCCGCTTCTATGGGGATGCGTCTGCATCTTTTTGCTCTTTTTCTGGATGGTTTTATCGTACTGACCGCCAGTTTTTTCCAGTCCATGGGGATGGCGAAAAAGGCCACCGTGATAACCCTTGGTAATATGTTCATTCAGCTGCCCTTTCTTTTTTTTCTGCCGGGGCTTGCCGGTCTCACCGGGGTATGGTTGGCCTTACCCCTTTCCAATGTGGTATTTGCCTCGCTCATCGCTTGTATGTTTCTACGTCAGATGACAATGCTGAAAAAAGGATCTTGA
- a CDS encoding MarR family winged helix-turn-helix transcriptional regulator, with protein MDLAECLKVLQAHMWELWREAANRSGSGELTSSELYYLYALLGSSEGMRLTELAEVMRVSKASASAMAAKLESRGYLERWPCPEDRRASLLRVTVKSRGLEQEDDRVFRCMAKRIEDSLGQDEYRELSRLLVRVCAGLVCER; from the coding sequence ATGGATCTTGCAGAATGTCTTAAGGTGTTACAGGCCCACATGTGGGAACTCTGGAGGGAAGCTGCCAACCGGAGCGGAAGCGGTGAGCTGACAAGTAGCGAACTTTACTATCTTTATGCCCTTCTGGGTTCTTCCGAAGGCATGCGGCTGACGGAGCTGGCAGAGGTGATGCGGGTGAGTAAGGCCTCTGCCAGCGCCATGGCAGCCAAGCTGGAATCCCGGGGTTATCTGGAAAGATGGCCCTGCCCGGAAGACCGCAGGGCTTCCCTGCTGCGGGTTACGGTAAAGTCCAGGGGGTTGGAACAGGAAGATGACCGTGTTTTCAGGTGCATGGCAAAGAGAATAGAGGATTCTCTGGGCCAGGATGAGTACCGGGAGCTGAGCAGATTGCTTGTCAGGGTCTGTGCCGGTCTTGTGTGTGAAAGGTAG